The genomic interval ACTTATTCTCGCCGAAGGGGCCGGCGGACTGATTGTTCCGCTGAACCAACGCGAAACCATGCTCGACCTCATGCAGGCCCTGAAATTTCCGGTTCTTCTCGCTGCCCGTCCGGGCCTTGGCACCATCAATCACACGCTGCTCTCCATCCGGACCCTGCGCAGCGAAGGACTGAACATTGCCGGGGTCGTTTTTGTGAATGCCGGGAATCAGGAATACACGTTCATCGAGGAAAACAACGCCGCCACCATTGAGCAATTTGGAAAAGTCCCGATTCTCGGAACCATCCCCTACTGCTCTCAGCTTGCTCAACCGCATCCGAAATACGATGACCTTCCGCTCCCCGTTATCGCTGAAACCGAGAACATTGTGAACCGGCTGAGCTTATGAGCCATCATTTTTTTCATTCTGTTGTGCAGCATCGGTCTGACAGAAACAGACGGCTGCGACACATCGCGTTTTTCATGAGTATTGTTTCCGCATCGACCATTTCCGTTCTGGCTCAGGATGGTGTCAATACGCGGCAGGTGTGGCAGGTACTGGATACCGAGCCGGAAGTGCTGGTGAATGTGCAGGGGCTGGCGCAGCAGGATTTATCGATCCGGGGCGGCAGTTATACAGGCTCGGGCCTGAGTATTAACGGACTCCGCCTCAAATCGCCCTATTCCGCCCACTGGAATGCGGAGTTTCCAATCCTTGGAAATCTGCTGTCGGTTCCAACCGTTGGAACCGGAATCGACAATGTATCCGGCCATCTGGTCGGCACGGCGGATTTCAGCACTCGTCCGCTCGGTGATGCCCGGCAGGTGTACGCCGGACTGGGTACAGAAGAACATTATGCCGGCGGGATCTATGCTTCGTCGGAAAATGTCGGCGGATATTTTGACTGGGAAAAGGCTCGGCGGATTGATGATTCCGAAAATGATATGGAGCGGTCGTCCGGCGGAGCGGTTTTGCGGATTCCGACGGAGGAGTGGAATATCGATTTCATTGCGGCCGGACAATCGAAGGATTACGGGGCCTACGGTTATTACGGGCTGACGGAGGATGTATCGCACCTGCTCGACGACCACCTGATCCATGCCGGCGCAACACGCGGGGATACAGACGATGCATTCGTGCGGGTGTCTGGACTTTACCGGGATATACGCGATCAGACGCTTGATGATACCGCATCAACGCTGACCAATGTTTTTTCGCGGAATTTTGCGGCAGCCGTGGAAGGTCGTACGCTGGAGGTTCAGCATATTGCTCTTTATCTTCGCAGCAACCTGGAATACGAGCGGGTCAGCGGCGATACGGCCGCTGCTGACCGCACGCGCGGGTCTCTATTACTGATGCCGGAGGCGCACTTTGAACGGTTTATCCTGAAAGCCGGCGTAAATGCGGTTTTCCAGACGGCGGAAAGTGCGGTTTTCCTGCCGGCGTTCGGAATGGACTGGTTTCTTTCGGATAACGGAATTATCTCGCTGTCTTACACAGAAACCAAACAACAGCCCGATTTCCAGACGCTGGAAAATAATCCGTTGCTGGAACAGCAGCATTCGAAAAATACAGAACTGGGCTTTAAGCAGTATTTATCGGAAAACAGTGACTGGAAAATCGGTGCGTTTTTCCGGACGCTGGAAAATGCCAGCGACTGGATCGGCGGTACGGCAACGGATCTGGGACGGCTGAATATCTCCGGGCTGGATGCATCCTTCAGCTATTATCCGAATGAACATCTTGCATTTAAAGCCTATTATCAGTGGGTCTATAAAGATACCGCAGTCAACGACGGACTCTACGAAACCGATTATCCGGAACACATGCTGAACCTTTCGGCCTACTGGAATTTCCTCGATCAGTTTACGGTGCAGTTTTCCCAGACCACGCGGCTGCAGACAGAAAATTCGGTTCGCACCAGTGATGATTTCGGTGCTTTGGCGACGCTGGGCTTGCATTACAATCCATCCTTTGCCCAGAATGTCCGTCTTTCGTTCCTGGTGGATAATCTGTGGGGCTCGAATTTTCAACCCATACCCGGTCTGAAATCGCGCCCGACCACAGTCTTCACCGGATTAACTGTTGGCTGGTAAACAAACCGGCATATGATTTGAGGTTTTCAGGATGGGATTTGAGAAAGGATCTGTGAGTTTCCGCATGTATTTCGCATCGCGCGATCTGACGGTGGAGGATATCGACAAATTTGCCGCTGCGGCACTGCCGCCGCTCAGTACACTGGCGGAAGAGGAAGTACACGGCTGGGTCGGAGGCCGTCATCTACTGGACCGTAACATCACGGAAGAGAATGCATTTCTGGGCGGATATCTGCGGCTCTCATTAACGCAGGCCCAGAAAAAAGTCCCGACCTCTCTCCTCCAGGCGGAATGCGCTCTTGAAGAGATGGCAGTCATGGAGGCCGAAGATAAAAATTATCTTAACCAGACCCAGCGGTCGGAAATCAAAAAACAGATTAAAGAGCGCCTGCTCCCGGATATGCCGGTGCAGCTGAAAGGGATTGATTTCGTATTCGATGAGCGTTCCCATATGATTTACTCCACCGCAATTTCGGAAAAGCAGCTGGATGCCTTTGTTCTGAGTCTGATGCAGACGACGGGCTGCGGAGCAACTCCGGCCGATCCGGAGACCATTGCCGAGCGTGTGGCCCATGTGGATGTGCAGGGCTGGGCTCCGTCCAGCTTTTCGGATGAACTCGAAGACGGTATGGTCGACGGTACAGCCGGGCGGGAATTTCTGATGTGGCTGTGGTTCTGCTCCGAAAAACGCCAGGGCATTACTCAGATTCCGGATGTCGGCGAAATCGCCTATATGATCGAAGGACCGCTGACCTTTGTGATGGAAGGCAAAGGCGCGCACGAAATCACGCTGCGTAAAGGTGAACCAATGCTTTCCGCGGAAGCGCGTACAGCGCTGCTCAGCGGAAAAAAATTAAAGAAAGCCAAAATGCAGTTTGTACGTGGTGAAGAGGTCTGGGCTTTTACCTTTGACGCAGATGACTTTGTTTTCCGCAGTCTTAAACTACCGGAAACCGAAACCTTTGACCGCGTTGGAAAATTCCAGGAACGCATGGTTTTCCTGGAAACCTTCCGCCAGAGTTTCTTCCACCTCTACAGCGAATTTGCTAAAGAACGCAACGATTCCAAGGTGTGGAAAGAGACCAAGGAAGAAATGCGCAAGTGGGTGGCCGACCGCCCGTCTACAGCTTAACGGAGACACTGATATGCTGTTTAAAAAAGTAAAAAAGGGCACTGTCGATGCTGCCCTTCTGGGCGAAAACTTCGGCTCCATCCGGACTGCGCTCACTGAGATTCTGGAGTTTAAAGAAAAACGGTATAAACCGACTCCGGTTTACGAAGTCCGCAAAAAAGTGGATATTGAATCCGCATGGCCTGCCTGCAGAGACCGACTCTATTCCATGTTTGAAGAGCTCACTTCCATTGCCAAACAGCTCGACATGGAAACCACAACCATCAATCCCGATCTCAGTTTTTCAGAAGCAATCG from Verrucomicrobia bacterium S94 carries:
- the bioD gene encoding dethiobiotin synthase, yielding MHGLFITGTDTDAGKTALSALLLAETRRRNINAAPMKPAQTGCRDGAVPDLDYSLSMAGMNIPSSTYQKMSVYQFEPACSPHLAAEMAGTEIDIAEMVIAARALADDFELILAEGAGGLIVPLNQRETMLDLMQALKFPVLLAARPGLGTINHTLLSIRTLRSEGLNIAGVVFVNAGNQEYTFIEENNAATIEQFGKVPILGTIPYCSQLAQPHPKYDDLPLPVIAETENIVNRLSL